The Janthinobacterium tructae genome contains the following window.
CAGTGATGGAAGCCATCATCAAGGATGGCCACGTGGTGCGCGGCTGGATCGGCGTGGAAACGCAGGACATCACGCCCGAGCTGGCGCAAAGCTTCAACTTGCAGCGCACCAGCGGCGCCATCATCGCCGGCGTGGTGCGCAACGGCCCGGCCGACAAGGCGGGCATCGTGCCCGGCGACATCCTGCTGACGGTGGAAGGCAAGCCCGTGGGCGACACGACGGAAATGCTGAACCTGATCGCCCAACTGCCGCCCGGCGGAAAAGCTAAAATGACGGTGCTGCGCAAGAATCGCGAAGCGGCGCTCGACGTGATGGTGGGCAAGCGCCCCATCCCGAAAGAGCTTTCCAAATAGTTGCTGATCGGAATTTGACACATGCATGTGCGTGATTTGACCCAATTTTTACGTGAACTGAGCGACAACAACAACCGTCCCTGGTTTGTCATGAACAAGCCCCGCTACGACATCCTGCGCGAGGAATTCCTCGCGCTGGTGACGTCACTCATTGCTGAACTCGGCAAGTTCGACCCGGCCGTGAAATACTGCAATCCGAAGAAGGCCATGTTCCGCATCAACCGCGACGTGCGTTTCGCACACGACAAGAGCCCGTATAAAACGCGGTTTTCGGCGGCCATCGCGCCGAACGACATGCGCCGCCCCAGCAAGGCGGGCGGCCCCACGTATTATCTGCAGATCGATGGCCAGGGCAATTTGCTGTTCGGTGCCGGCGAATACATGCCGCCGCCTGGCCGCCTGAAGGCGCTGCGCGAACACATGGTCAACGACGCGCCAGGTTTTTCCAAAGTGCTGAAAAATAAGCGCTTGAAGGCCCGTTTCGGCACCATCCAGAACGAGGGCAAGTTGCAGCGCCCGCCCAAGGGGTTTGACGCGGATGCTGAACATATCGAATTCATCAAGCTCAAAAGCTTTTTTGTCTGGACCGAAGTACCGCTGCCCGTCAACGAACCGGAAAAACTGCTGCCGACCCTGGCGCAAGGCTTGCAGGATGCGTGGCCGCTGGTCGAGTGGATGCGCGGCGCGAAAGAGCCGGAGGAAGTCCCCGAGTAATTGCTGAAGGAGCACATGATGGCGCTGGAGCACGCAAGTTCAGGACAGGTGATCGAGGTACTGCGCAGGGATGGCGGCGACCTGTCGCAGTTTTCCGCCATTGCGCTGGCCAGGACGGACGAACTGGAATTGATCCGCATGTGCATGCCCAAGGGCAAGACCATGCCCGAGCATCATGTGCTCGGTGAAATCACCTTGCTGTGCCTGCAAGGGCAGGTGGCGGTGACGGCGCATGGCGGAGAGCAGGTGCTGGGGCCGGGGCAGATGCTGTATCTGCACGGCGGACAGGCGCATGCGCTGGAAGCGCGCGAAGACAGTCTGGTGCTGCTGACGATATTGATGGCCAAGGCAGGGCGTTAATTTCCCTGTCAGGCCACCTCGGCGCGCGGATCGCGCGACAGCAGTTGCTGCACCATCACGTGCGGCAAATCGCCATCGAACAGCACGCCGGCCACCGCGTTGGTGATCGGCATGTCGACGCCCATGCGGCGCGCCAGTTCGCGCACGGCCTTGGCGCACGGCACGCCTTCGGCCACATGACCGAGTTCGGCCACGATGGTGGCCAGCGCCTTGCCTTGCGCCAGACCCAGGCCGACCCGGCGGTTGCGCGACAGGTCGCCCGTGCAGGTGAGAATCAAGTCGCCCATGCCCGTCAGCCCCATGAACGTTTCCGTCTGGCCACCGAGGGCCGTGCCCAGGCGCGTGATTTCCGCCAGGCCACGCGTGATCAGCGCGGCGCGTGCATTCAGGCCCAGGCCCAGGCCGTCGGCCACGCCGGTGGCAATGGCCAGCACATTCTTGACGGCGCCGCCCACTTCCACGCCCACCAGGTCTTCGCTCGCATACACGCGGATGGTGCCGCCATGTAAAGCCGAGACGACGGCGCCGCGCAAGGCGGCACTGTGCGAGGCGATGGTCAGCGCGCACGGCAGGCCGCGCGCCACTTCCTGTGCGAACGAGGGGCCGGACAGGGCGCCGCCGGGGATCTTGTCACCCAGCACTTCCTGCACGATCTGGTGCGGCAGCAGGCCCGTGCCGCCTTCAAAGCCTTTACACAGCCACACCAGGTTGCCGATGGCCTTGTCTTTCAGTTGCTGCAGCATCGGCCGCAGGCCCGCCACGGGGCAGGCGGCGATCAAGAGGCCGTGTTCGCCGCTGGCATGCGCGACGGCGGCGTCGAAATCGGCGCTGATGCGCAGTTGCGGCGGCAAAGGGAAACCGGGTAGATAGCTGTTTTCGCCGCTGGCGGCTATGGCGGCCATGGCCGCGCCGTTGCGGCCCCACAGCAGCACGTCGTGGCGGCCGGCCAGGGCCATGGCCACGGCCGTGCCCCAGGCGCCGGCGCCCAGGATGGTGATCTTGCGGGCGGCGGGAATCATATCGGGAGTGACTTCAGGAGAAACTTGCATGCAACCTCAACGGGGCAGGGGGAACGGGCGCGGTGCTTACAAGCCCCACACTTCGCTGGTCTTGACGTAGCCGTTCTGGCCATCCTTGTGGCGCACCTTGACCCAGCCGGAACTCGGTTGCTCGCTCATTTCCAGCAGCACGCCCTTGTCGACGAGGATGATGGCGGAGGCGGTGTCATCGGGGCTGGCGCGAACCTTGAGGTTCGCGGCGCGCGCCACGACGTTGCGCTTGGCCGACAGGCCCTTGGCTTCGGTCCAGGCCATTTCGCCGCTGGCGTCGCGTACCTTGACCCATTCGCCGTAGCTGAGCACGACTTCCAGCGGCATGCCGCGTGGCGCCACGTACAGCTTGCCGCCCTTGGCGGACGGCGCGTCGTACAGGATCACGGGGTTTGCTCCCACCGTTTTGAAATCGACGGCGTGGCTGGCGGCGGTGGCCAGCAGCAGCACGGCGCCGGCGATCCAGCGGAACTTGCTCAAGAGCGCACTTTTCAACATGATATTTTGAACCTTAACGAAACACGGCGGCCAGGCCGCCGTTTCTTACCTGCAGTATAGAACACTCACAAAACCGTCGCGAGCGGCAGTGCATTGTGGCCGTGATGCTCGCTGTGCCGGGGCACAGCGAGCATCACGGCTTGCCAGGCGCGCCGCGCAGCAGGTTTGGGAGAGGTTCTTAGTGCGTTTCGCTGGCTGCTGGCGCTGCTGCAGCGGCGTCAGCAATAGCTTGCAGACGTTGTTGGTAGAACACTTCGAAGTTGATCTCGGCCAGGTGCACTGGCGGGAAGCCGGCACGGGTGATCACGTCGGCGATGTTGGCGCGCAGGTAAGGGTAGATGATGTTCGGGCAGCCGATTCCCAGCAGCGGATCGAGTTGATCGGCAGGAATGTTGCGTGCTTCGAAGATACCAGCTTGCTTGCCTTCAACCAGGAAAGCGACTTTATCGCCGACTTTGGCGGTCACGGTGATGGTCACGGTGGCTTCAAAGATGCCGTCGGCCAGAGGCGCCGCGCCCACGTCCAGAGCCACTTCGATCGCTGGTGCTTCTTGTTCCAGGAAAATAGCTGGGGAATTTGGTTGTTCCAGCGACATGTCTTTCAGGTAGACGCGTTGGATTTGGAAGACTGGTTGCAGGTTTTCGTCAGACATGGAACGCTTTCGTTGTAAAGGACAAGAACGGCACACCGTTCAAATATGGTGCTTGCGGTATTCAAACCGCGCCGGGTAGGCGCGGCTAGATCAGGTGCGAGGGCAATTGTATCAAAACAATACGACAAAAAACCAAGCAATTTCTCGAACCCGCTTTATATCAGGCTGCCGTGCCATTTAACAAGGGGTCCAGCTTGCCGGCTTGATCGAGCGCATACAAATCGTCGAATCCGCCCACGTGGGTTTCGCCCACATAGATTTGCGGCACCGTGCGGCGGCCCGTGCGTTCCATCATCTTGATGCGCTCTTCCGGGTCGAGGTCGACGCGGATCTTTTGCACGGTCACGCCCTTGGCTTCCAACAGGCGCTCGGCGCGCACGCAATACGGGCACACGGCGGTGCTATACACAATTACTGGGACAGTCATGATGATTCCTTAGGTTAGTACTGGCAGAGGCTTACTTGGCCAGCGACAAGGTTTTCAATGGCAAACCCTGCTTTTTCCATTCGTCGATGCCGCCTTCCAGGCTCGTTGCCTCGGCGAAACCAGCTTTGCCCAGCAGGCCGACGGCCGTTGCCGAACGCGAACCTTTCTGGCAAACCACTACAATGGGGCGCGTTTTGAATTTTTCCAGCTCGCCCAGGCGTTTTGCCAGTTCCGGCAGCGGCATATTTTTTGCGTCAGGCAAGTGGCCCGTGGCGAATTCTTCCGCGCTGCGCACGTCGACAATGATGGTCTTGCCGCGGTTGATCAGTTGCGTGACTTCCAGCACGGTCGCGCGTTTGCCGCGCATCGACAGCAGTGGCCAGAGGAGGGCGCCGCCGGAAATAATGACGATGGCAAACAGAAAAATGTGGTCGATAATGAATTTCACGTAGGGTCCAATGGTTTAAGTCAATCCGCGCATTATAAAATAGAAGCTGGACGAGGTCTTTTTACGTTTTGCTTTTTTGATTTGAACCCCTTGAGAAGATAGAACTATGTACAAAATCGTTTTCATGCGTCACGGCGAGTCCACCTGGAATCTCGATAACCGCTTCACCGGCTGGACCGACGTCGATCTGACGGAAAAGGGCGTCAACGAAGCCAGGGCCGCCGGCCAGATCCTCAAGCAGGAAGGTTTTACGTTCGACGTGGCCTACACTTCCGTCCTGAAGCGCGCCATTCGCACCCTGTGGCTGGCGCTCGACGAGATGGACATGATGTATCTGCCCATCAAGAACGACTGGCGCTTGAACGAGCGTCACTACGGCGCCCTGCAAGGCCTGGACAAGGGCGAGACAGCCGCCAAGTATGGCGACGAGCAAGTACTGGTGTGGCGCCGCAGCTACGACACGCCGCCGCCGCCGCTGGAAGCGAACGATGACCGCGCCTCGTTCAACGATCCGCGCTACGCCGGTTTGCCGAAAGCGTCGATTCCGCTGACCGAATGCCTGAAAGACACCGTGGCGCGCGTGATGCCGTCCTGGGACGAGGAAATCGCCCCGGCCATTCGTGCCGGCAAGAAAATCATCATCTCGGCCCACGGCAACAGCCTGCGCGCGCTGATCAAGATGCTCGATGGCATCAGCGACAGCGATATCGTCGGCCTGAACATCCCGAACGGCCAGCCGCTCGTGTATGAACTGGACGCCGACCTGAAACCGATCCGTCATTACTACCTGGGCGACCCGGCAGCGATTGCGGCAGCGCAAGCGGCCGTGGCGAACCAAGGGAAGGCCAAGTAACTTGTTGTCTTTCTTCCGCGGCACAGCAATCGCCCCCTCTGCTGAACGATCCCTGCCGGCGTGGCGCGCCGGTGCCATGCTGTGCGCAGCGCTGCTGTTGTCGAGCGGTGCCGCACAGGGTGCCAAGCCCACCGAACGCAGCAAGCAGAAAGCGGCCGCGGAAGCACAACGTGCTGGATTACAACAAAAGCTGACGGCGCTCAAGCGCGACATCAGCCGCACGGAAAGCGCCAAGGATGACGCGGCAGATACCCTGGCCGAGTCGGAAGAGGCCATTTCCAACGCCAACCGCGCCTTGCGCGACCTGGCGCAAGAGCAAAGCGCGACGGGCGTGAAACTCAATGCGCTGGGGCAAGAGCACCAGCAGCTGACGGCCACCGTCGAAAAACAAAAAGCGCAGCTGTCCAAATTGCTGCGTGAACAATATGTTGCCGGCAACGAAGACCGCATCAAGCTGCTCTTGTCGGGCGACAATCCGAACCGCATCAACCGCGACTTGCAATTGATGGCCTATGTGTCGCAGGCGCAGGCGCGCCTGCTCGACGCCTTGCGCGCCAACTTGCTGGCGGTGGAGAAAAACCAGGCTGACGTGCAGAACGCCAAGGATGAACTGGAAGAAATCGCGCAGGAAGAGCGCGACCAGAAGGCCCTGCTGGTGCAAGAGAAGGCGCGCCGCGCCGCCTTGCTGACGAGCCTGTCGCAGCGCCTGGTGGCGCAGCGCAAGGAAGTGGGCAATGTCGAGCGCGACGAACAGCGCATGGGCAACCTGGTCGACAAGCTGGCGAAACTGATCGAAGAGCAGGCTGCCGCCGCCGCGGCTGAAAAGAAACGCCAGCAATTGCTGGCCGAGCAGCGCGCCGCCGCCAAGGCCGCCGCTGATGCCAGGATCGCGGCGGAAAAACGCGAACGCTTGCTGGCCGCGCGCGCCAAGGCCGCCCAGGCGCAGGCCGAACGCGAACGCCTGGCGAAAGAACAACAAAACAAATCGGGCAAGATCAAGCCGCAAACGCCGCCAGCGCCGCCCGTGAAACTGGAACCGATCGACGACGACGAGCCGCCGCAGGTGGCCAAGGTGACACCGAAGCCGGAACCCAAGCCGGAGCCGGAGCCGGAACGCCCAAGCCTGGGCCCGGCCGCGCCGGCCGGCGCCTTTGCCAGCCTGAAAGGGCAGCTGCGCGCCCCCGTGGCGGGCAAGATCGCCGCCCGCTTCGGCAGCAAGCGTGGTGACGGCCCCAGCTGGAAGGGCGTGTTCATCCGCACCGGCGAAGGCAGCGAGGTCCACGCCATCGCCGGCGGCCGGGTCGTGTTTTCCGACTGGCTGCGCGGCTTCGGCAATTTGATCATCGTCGACCATGGCGGCCAGTACATGAGTATTTATGGCAATAACCAATCCTTGCTGAAACGCGTGGGCGATGCCGTCAAGGGCGGCGACGCCATTGCCAGCGCGGGCAACAGCGGCGGCAACGAGGAATCAGGGCTATACTTTGAATTGCGTCATCAGGGCCGCGCCTTCGATCCAGCCACCTGGGTGAAGTTTTAAGTTCCCCAGCGAATTTGTAGAGGCGAAGAATACATGGGTATCAAAGTCAAAAGTATCGGCCTGATCGGTCTGGGCGTGCTGGCCGGCATCGGCATGTCGCTGCAGTTCCCGGCCGTGGCGCAGAAAATCACGAATGCCCCGCTGCCGCTCGACGAGCTGCGCCAGCTGTCCGACGTCTTCGGCCTGATCAAGTCCGATTATGTCGAGAAGGTGGAAGACAAGAAACTCCTGACGGAAGCCATTTCCGGCATGGTCTCGTCGCTGGACCCGCATTCCGTCTACCTCGATAAAAATGCCTTCAAGGAAATGCGCGAAAGCGTGCAAGGCAAGTTTGTCGGCATCGGCATCGAAGTGAGCATGGAAGACGGCTACGTGAAAGTCGTCTCGCCCATCGAGGACAGCCCGGCCGCCAAGGCCGGCATCCTGGCCGGTGACCTGATCACCCGCCTCGACAATATCCCGCTGAAGGGCTTGCAGCTGGAGGACGTCATCAAGAAGATGCGCGGCCAGCCCGGCAGCAAGCTGGTGCTGACCATGTCGCGCAAGGGCGAAAGCCGCCCGCTGGTGTTCCCCATCGTGCGCGAGGAAATCCGCGTGCAAAGCGTGAAGGCCAAGATGGTCGCGCCCGGTTATGCCTGGCTGCGCATCGCCCAGTTTCAGGAACCGACCGTCGATGACATGGTCAAAAAGATCAACGCGCTGTATGCGCAAGACCCCAAGCTCAAGGGCCTGGTGCTGGACTTGCGCAACGATCCCGGTGGCGTCGTGCCGGGCGCTATCGGTGTGGCGACAGCATTTCTTCCGGGTAATTCCGTGATCGTTTCCACCAAGGGCCAGTTGCCGGAGTCGAAGCAAGTGTTTTATGGCCGCCGCGAATTCTATGCGCCGCCGGGCGCCAAGGCTGACCCGCTGGCCAAGCTGCCGGCCGCGCTGAAAACCGTGCCGCTGGTGGTGCTGGTCAATGCCGGTTCCGCTTCCGCCTCGGAAATCGTCGCCGGCGCCTTGCAGGATTACCAGCGCGCCACCGTCATCGGCACGCAAACGTTCGGCAAGGGTTCCGTACAAACCTTGCGCCAGATCACGGCCGATACGGCCGTCAAGCTGACGACGGCCCGCTACTACACGCCAAAAGGCCGGGCCATCCAGGCGCGCGGCATCGTGCCCGACTTGCTGGTCGATGAAACGGCCGAAGGCGATGGCTGGAACAGCCTGCGCATTCGCGAGGCTGACCTGGAAAAACACTTGAGCAGCAACGACGGCAAGCCGGAAGCGGCCAAGCCGACGATGGAAGGCAGACAGGATCAATTGGAAGAAGAGCAGCGCCTGATCGCCACGGCGAAAAAGCGCAAGCCGCTCGAATATGGCGCCAAGGATGATTTCCAGTTGCAGCAAGCCTTGAACCACTTCCAGGGCTTGCCGGTGCAGCTGGCCAAGGTGGACCCGAAGGCGGAGAAGATCGGCGCCAAGCCGGAAATTGCTTCCGACATCAAGGCCGATGACAAAAAGATTCCTGTGCAAAAACCGTAGTCGCCGCCATGAACGACGCCCAACTGCTGCGCTATTCGCGCCATATCCTGCTTGATCAGATCGGCATCGAAGGCCAGCAAGCCTTGCTCGATGCGCATGTGCTGGTGATCGGCGCGGGCGGGCTCGGCTCGCCGGCCGCCATGTATCTGGCCGCCAGCGGCGTCGGCAAGCTGACCCTGGTCGATGACGATACGGTCGATCTGACCAATCTGCAGCGCCAGATCGCCCACACTACACAGCGCGTGGGCCAGCCGAAAGTGCTGTCGGCGCGCGAAACCTTGACCGGCATCAATCCCGAGATAGCCATCGTCGCCTTGCAAGAGCGCCTCGATGGCACGCGCCTGGCTGAACTGGTCTTGTCCGCCACGGCGGTGCTCGACTGCACCGACAACTTCGCCACGCGCCACGCCGTCAACCGCGCCTGCGTGGCGGCCAAGGTGCCGCTGGTGTCGGGCGCCGTCATCCGTTTCGACGGGCAAGTGAGCGTGTTCGACCCGCGCACGGGCACGCAGCCCTGTTATTCCTGCCTGTTTCCGCAAGAACAGCAGTTCACGGACGAGGCGTGCTCGAGCATGGGCGTGTTCGCGCCGCTGGTGGGCGTGGTGGGCGCCATGCAGGCGGCCGAAGCGCTGAAACTCATCATGGGCGTGGGTGTATCCCTGGCGGGACGGCTGCTGCTGCTCGACGGTTTGCACATGGAATGGAGCAGCATGCGCGTCGCGCGCGACCCCGGCTGCGCCGTTTGCGGTGTAGTGGTCTTGCCGCTCTGAATAGCCCCGCACAAATTTTTCCCCATATGACAGGCTTTGTCATATTTCCGCTTTATACTCTGCACTCATTACTCACCTTCTTCTCTCTTTCTTATGCAAAACGCAGCAAACCATCCGATACGCCAGCGCCGCGCGCGCGGCTTCACTTTGATCGAAATCATGGTCGTGGTGGTGATCATGGGCATCCTCGCTTCGCTGGTGGTGCCCAAGCTGATCGCCCGCACGGGCGAGTCGAAAGTGGCGGCGGCGAAAGTCGACATCGCCACCGTGATGCAAGCCTTGAAACTGTATCGCCTGGATAACCAGCGCTACCCGACCACCGAACAGGGCCTGCGTGCTCTGGTCGAGAAGCCGACCACGGGTCCGGCCGCGAATGGCTGGAAGGCGGGCGGCTACCTGGAAAAGATGCCGAAAGATCCGTGGGGCAATCCATACCAGTTCCTGTCACCGGGCGTGAAAGGCGAAGTCGACCTGATTTCGCTGGGGGCCGACGGCCAGCCTGGCGGTAGCGGCGACGATGCCGATATCGGCTCCTGGGAACTGTAAGTTTTTCATTGCATGCCTGCCATGACCACCGGTCTGCGCCAGCGCGGCTTCACGCTGATCGAATTGCTGGTGGTGATGGTCATCATCGGGGTGACCCTGGGCCTGGTGTCGCTGAACGCCATGCCGAATGGCCAGCAAGCGCTGCAAAAGGAAGCCGAGCGCATCGCCCTGCTGCTGCAGCTGGCACGCGATGAAGCCATCGTGCGCAGCCGGCAAGTGGCGTTCGAGGCGGACGACAATCAATACCGTTTCCTGGTCCTCAATGAAAAGCTGTGGCAACCCGTGACGCAGGATGATTTGCTGCGCGAGCGCAGCTTCAGCAATACGCCCATGCTGCTCAGCGTACAGCCGTCGAACAGCGTGGCTCAGCCGCTGCGCATCATCTTCGGCCGCGAACCGGTCGACAAGCCTTTCGTGCTGACCCTGGCCAGCGGCGAGCGCAGCGTGGCCATCCGCGCCGATGGCATCGGCCACTTCACGGTCGAGCAATGATGCGGCTTCCACGTCATGGCCGCCAGCGCGGCTTCACTTTGCTGGAAGTCCTGGTCGCCCTCGTCATCGTCGGCACGGCCCTGGGCGCGTCCTTGCGCGCCGTCGGCAGCCTGACGCAGAACAGCGACGGCTTGCGCAGCGCCATGATGGCAACCTGGTCGGCGGAAAACCATTTGGTGCGCCTGCGCCTGGCGAAAACCTTCCCGCAGACGGGCAAGCGCACGGTCGACTGCCCGCAGGGCGATTTGAAACTGATCTGCGAGGAGGAAGTGGTGGCCACGCCGAATCCCCGCATCCGGCAAGTGCGCGTCAATGTGTACGACGTGCAATACCCGGCCCGGCGCATCGTGCGCCTGGTCTTGCTGGCGTTCAACGACTGATGGCGCGCCGCAATCACTCCGCCGGCGGTTTTACCTTGATCGAGCTGCTCGTGGCGATCGGCATCCTGGCCATGGTCGCTGTGCTGGGCTGGCGCGGCCTGGACAGCATCATGCGCTCGCGTGAAGTGCTGACCGGCCAGCTGGAACAGGCGCGCGGCATGCAACTGGCGTTTGCCCAGATGCAAAGCGATTGCGACCATCTGGCTGGTGCCGGCCAGAGCAATACCCTGCTGAATGGCCGCCTGAACTTGTCGGCGGAAAATGACCGCCTGACCCTGGTGCGCCTGGCCGCATCGGAACAGGAGCCGCAACAGTTGCAAGTGGTCACTTACCGTCTGCGTGGCGGCGTGCTGACGCGGCGCGAGTCGAACGGCACGCGCGACCTGGCCGTGCTCGACACCCTGTGGCAGGCGGCGCGCGACGATACCGATACCTCCAACGCCGACGTGGCCCTGATGCATGGCGTCGACAGCATGGTCATGCGCGGCTGGAGCAATGGCGCCTGGAACGTGCTGACGGCGGGCGCCACCATCTCCACGCAAGTGCCGGGCCTGGAAGTGACCCTGCAAATGCCGGGCCAGGATGCGGGCCTGTCCAAAGTTTTCTTGTTGGGGCCGGGATGAAGCCGTTTATCCGCCCCTCGCGCCAGCGCGGCGTGGCCGTCATCACGGCCTTGCTGCTGACGGCGCTGGCCATCACGGTTGTCGCCAGCCTGTTCTGGCAGCAGCAGGTGCAGGTGCGCTCGATGGAAAACCAGCGTTTGCGCCTGCAGACGCAGTGGGCCATGCGCGGCATGGTCGACTTCGCCCGCTTCTGGTTGCGCCAGGATAATCCCTCGCAGACGGCGCTGGACGGCGTGTGGGCCACGCCCATCGAGGAAGCGCGGCTCGACGATTACGTCGACCGCGAAAAGGTCGACACGGAAAAATTTGACGCCACCGTCTCGGGCCGCGCGCTCGATGCGCAGGCGCGGTTTAATATTAGCAACCTGGTCGCCGCCACGGGCGGCATCAATCCGAAGCAGGTGCTGGCCTATCAGCGCCTGCTGTCGAACCTGCGGCTCGATAGCGGCCTGGCGCAGGCGACGGCCGATGCCGTGCTGCGCGCGAAGCCGAAACCGCGCGCCAAGGACAGCGGCAGCGATGGCAAGACGCCCGCCGCCGCGCCCGCATCGGGCGGCAGCAGCGAGCCGGTGGCGTTCACGCAGGTCGAGGATTTGCTGGCCGTGCCCGGCTACACGCCGCAGATGATCGAGAAGTTGCGCGATTTCGTCATCATCTTGCCGGAACTCACGCCGGTCAACGTGAATACGGCCCCGGCCGAGGTGCTGGCGGCCGTGACGATGATGTCCTTGTCCGAGGCCAGCGCCCTGACCTTGAGCAATCCACGCAAAAAGTTTGTTGATTTGGCAAACTTCAAGAATAATATTAATGCCGAACTGATTGCTACCGTGGAACTCGACGTGAAGAGCCGCTATTTCCTGACTGTCATCCGCGTGCGGCTGGATCGCGCCGCCCTCGATGCCGTGGCGCTCGTCAATCGAAAAACGGATCCGCAGCGCACCACCAGCCTGGTCTGGTTGCGGGAAAATTAACCCCTGAAAGCGAGTCACTTTGACAATATTGTATATCCGTCACCCGGCCAGGGCGTCCATCGACAGCGCGCCAGCCTGCTCCTTCGTGCTGGCCGGCGACGGCGGCGCCCTG
Protein-coding sequences here:
- the gpmA gene encoding 2,3-diphosphoglycerate-dependent phosphoglycerate mutase — encoded protein: MYKIVFMRHGESTWNLDNRFTGWTDVDLTEKGVNEARAAGQILKQEGFTFDVAYTSVLKRAIRTLWLALDEMDMMYLPIKNDWRLNERHYGALQGLDKGETAAKYGDEQVLVWRRSYDTPPPPLEANDDRASFNDPRYAGLPKASIPLTECLKDTVARVMPSWDEEIAPAIRAGKKIIISAHGNSLRALIKMLDGISDSDIVGLNIPNGQPLVYELDADLKPIRHYYLGDPAAIAAAQAAVANQGKAK
- a CDS encoding rhodanese-like domain-containing protein translates to MKFIIDHIFLFAIVIISGGALLWPLLSMRGKRATVLEVTQLINRGKTIIVDVRSAEEFATGHLPDAKNMPLPELAKRLGELEKFKTRPIVVVCQKGSRSATAVGLLGKAGFAEATSLEGGIDEWKKQGLPLKTLSLAK
- the grxC gene encoding glutaredoxin 3: MTVPVIVYSTAVCPYCVRAERLLEAKGVTVQKIRVDLDPEERIKMMERTGRRTVPQIYVGETHVGGFDDLYALDQAGKLDPLLNGTAA
- a CDS encoding SH3 domain-containing protein, translating into MLKSALLSKFRWIAGAVLLLATAASHAVDFKTVGANPVILYDAPSAKGGKLYVAPRGMPLEVVLSYGEWVKVRDASGEMAWTEAKGLSAKRNVVARAANLKVRASPDDTASAIILVDKGVLLEMSEQPSSGWVKVRHKDGQNGYVKTSEVWGL
- a CDS encoding S41 family peptidase, which encodes MGIKVKSIGLIGLGVLAGIGMSLQFPAVAQKITNAPLPLDELRQLSDVFGLIKSDYVEKVEDKKLLTEAISGMVSSLDPHSVYLDKNAFKEMRESVQGKFVGIGIEVSMEDGYVKVVSPIEDSPAAKAGILAGDLITRLDNIPLKGLQLEDVIKKMRGQPGSKLVLTMSRKGESRPLVFPIVREEIRVQSVKAKMVAPGYAWLRIAQFQEPTVDDMVKKINALYAQDPKLKGLVLDLRNDPGGVVPGAIGVATAFLPGNSVIVSTKGQLPESKQVFYGRREFYAPPGAKADPLAKLPAALKTVPLVVLVNAGSASASEIVAGALQDYQRATVIGTQTFGKGSVQTLRQITADTAVKLTTARYYTPKGRAIQARGIVPDLLVDETAEGDGWNSLRIREADLEKHLSSNDGKPEAAKPTMEGRQDQLEEEQRLIATAKKRKPLEYGAKDDFQLQQALNHFQGLPVQLAKVDPKAEKIGAKPEIASDIKADDKKIPVQKP
- a CDS encoding NAD(P)H-dependent glycerol-3-phosphate dehydrogenase; its protein translation is MQVSPEVTPDMIPAARKITILGAGAWGTAVAMALAGRHDVLLWGRNGAAMAAIAASGENSYLPGFPLPPQLRISADFDAAVAHASGEHGLLIAACPVAGLRPMLQQLKDKAIGNLVWLCKGFEGGTGLLPHQIVQEVLGDKIPGGALSGPSFAQEVARGLPCALTIASHSAALRGAVVSALHGGTIRVYASEDLVGVEVGGAVKNVLAIATGVADGLGLGLNARAALITRGLAEITRLGTALGGQTETFMGLTGMGDLILTCTGDLSRNRRVGLGLAQGKALATIVAELGHVAEGVPCAKAVRELARRMGVDMPITNAVAGVLFDGDLPHVMVQQLLSRDPRAEVA
- a CDS encoding DUF2461 domain-containing protein; protein product: MHVRDLTQFLRELSDNNNRPWFVMNKPRYDILREEFLALVTSLIAELGKFDPAVKYCNPKKAMFRINRDVRFAHDKSPYKTRFSAAIAPNDMRRPSKAGGPTYYLQIDGQGNLLFGAGEYMPPPGRLKALREHMVNDAPGFSKVLKNKRLKARFGTIQNEGKLQRPPKGFDADAEHIEFIKLKSFFVWTEVPLPVNEPEKLLPTLAQGLQDAWPLVEWMRGAKEPEEVPE
- a CDS encoding HesA/MoeB/ThiF family protein encodes the protein MNDAQLLRYSRHILLDQIGIEGQQALLDAHVLVIGAGGLGSPAAMYLAASGVGKLTLVDDDTVDLTNLQRQIAHTTQRVGQPKVLSARETLTGINPEIAIVALQERLDGTRLAELVLSATAVLDCTDNFATRHAVNRACVAAKVPLVSGAVIRFDGQVSVFDPRTGTQPCYSCLFPQEQQFTDEACSSMGVFAPLVGVVGAMQAAEALKLIMGVGVSLAGRLLLLDGLHMEWSSMRVARDPGCAVCGVVVLPL
- the gspG gene encoding type II secretion system major pseudopilin GspG, coding for MQNAANHPIRQRRARGFTLIEIMVVVVIMGILASLVVPKLIARTGESKVAAAKVDIATVMQALKLYRLDNQRYPTTEQGLRALVEKPTTGPAANGWKAGGYLEKMPKDPWGNPYQFLSPGVKGEVDLISLGADGQPGGSGDDADIGSWEL
- a CDS encoding cupin domain-containing protein; this translates as MMALEHASSGQVIEVLRRDGGDLSQFSAIALARTDELELIRMCMPKGKTMPEHHVLGEITLLCLQGQVAVTAHGGEQVLGPGQMLYLHGGQAHALEAREDSLVLLTILMAKAGR
- the secB gene encoding protein-export chaperone SecB → MSDENLQPVFQIQRVYLKDMSLEQPNSPAIFLEQEAPAIEVALDVGAAPLADGIFEATVTITVTAKVGDKVAFLVEGKQAGIFEARNIPADQLDPLLGIGCPNIIYPYLRANIADVITRAGFPPVHLAEINFEVFYQQRLQAIADAAAAAPAASETH
- a CDS encoding murein hydrolase activator EnvC family protein — protein: MLCAALLLSSGAAQGAKPTERSKQKAAAEAQRAGLQQKLTALKRDISRTESAKDDAADTLAESEEAISNANRALRDLAQEQSATGVKLNALGQEHQQLTATVEKQKAQLSKLLREQYVAGNEDRIKLLLSGDNPNRINRDLQLMAYVSQAQARLLDALRANLLAVEKNQADVQNAKDELEEIAQEERDQKALLVQEKARRAALLTSLSQRLVAQRKEVGNVERDEQRMGNLVDKLAKLIEEQAAAAAAEKKRQQLLAEQRAAAKAAADARIAAEKRERLLAARAKAAQAQAERERLAKEQQNKSGKIKPQTPPAPPVKLEPIDDDEPPQVAKVTPKPEPKPEPEPERPSLGPAAPAGAFASLKGQLRAPVAGKIAARFGSKRGDGPSWKGVFIRTGEGSEVHAIAGGRVVFSDWLRGFGNLIIVDHGGQYMSIYGNNQSLLKRVGDAVKGGDAIASAGNSGGNEESGLYFELRHQGRAFDPATWVKF